GAGACGGTCCCCCGCGACCGTCGGTGCAGGAGCAGCCGATGTCCGTCAACACCGAGATCCGCGCCGCACGCTCCGCCGTGGTGCGGCCGTTCTCCCTCTTCTACATCACCGCGACCGCCGTCCGTTCCCTCACCCCGAACATGGTGCGGGTCACCTTCGGCGGTCCGGACCTGGCCGGGTTCACCAGCGGCGGCCTTGATCAGCGGGTGAAGCTCTTCTTTCCGCTGCCGGGCCAGGACGTGCCCGCGCTGCCCCCGCCGGACGACTGGTACCAGGCCTACCAGGACATGTCCGACGAGGTCCGGCCGATCATGCGGACCTTCACCATCCGGACCCACCGCCCGGACGTCCAGGAGATCGACATCGACTTCGCGGTGCACGGCGATGTCGGCCCGGCATCGCGATGGGCGATCCGGGCCCGGCCCGGGGACGTCCTCGGACTGCTCGGCCCCGACGTGCGTCATCCGGCGGGCAGCGGCGTGGAGTACCACCCGAGTCCGTCGGAATGGCAGCTCATCGTCGGCGACGACACGGCGCTGCCTGCCATCGGCGCGATCATCGAGACGCTGCAGGCGGGCACCCGCGTCCGCGCCTTCGTCGAGGTCGCCAGCGACGCCGACGTCCAGGAGTTCGACACCGGCGGAGACGTGGAGATCACCTGGCTCGCCAGGACGGGAAGCCAGACCACGCCTGTATCCCGGCTCGTCGAGGCCGTCCGGAACGCCGATCTGCCCTCGGGCACCGCCTACGCGTGGACGGCAGGCGAGTCCGGCATGATCCGCGAGCTGCGCAGGCACCTGCTCACCGAACTCGGCTGGGATCGCGGTCAGGGCTACTTCGGCGGTTACTGGCGGGCCGACAGCACCCCGGAGCCGACGGATTCCGACGACTGATGCTCGACGCCGCCGCCCGCGCCCCCGCAGACCGGTGGTGCGCGGGCAGGCGGCGATCCGAGGGCAGGCGGGCCGCGGCCGTCGCCGGGGACGAGCACACCGACGAGAGGCGACATGACAGCACGACTCGACCCGACCGAGGACGTTCGGGCGGTGACCACCGAGGCCGAGCTTCGCGAGATCGTCGACGAGCCCCTGCCGAGGATCGCCGAGAAGGCCATCCCGTTCGTCGACGCCGAGTCTCGGCGGTTCATCGGGGCCTCGCCGTTTCTTCCTGCTCGCCACGACCGGCGCGGACGGCAGTCTCGACGTCTCCCCGAGGGGAGACCCGCCCGGCAGCGTCGGCGGTGACGGCGGACGGCCGCTCGGTGGTGTTCGCCGATCGGGAGGGAAACCGCAGGCTCGACAGCCTTCGGAACATCCTGTCGCACGCGCGGGTCGGCATGCTCTTCCTCGTCCCCGGCATGCGCGAGACGCTGCGGGTGAACGAGCGCGCGACCCTCGTCAGGGACGCCCCGTTCCTGCCCCGGCTGGCGCTGGCGGGGCAGGACCCCGAAGCTGGCCGTCCTGGTCGAGATCGACGAGTTGTTCCTGCACTGCGGACGCTCGCTCACCAAGGCAGGCCTGTGGGAACCGGCCGACTGGCCTGATCGCAACACCGTGCCCGGCGTCGGCGAGCTGATCAGCAGCCTCCGCGAGGCCAGAGAGCGATCGGCGACCGACGGCGGGGCCGCGAGCGGCTGACCGGCCTCGCCAGGACACGGCCGGGCGGCGTGGCCGTGACCAGTGAGAAGAGCGCGAACAGCGGCGAGTCCGCAATGCAGGGACCGAGGACACGGCTGATCACAGCGCCGGTGGGTGTACTGCGCATCGCCGTGTCCTCGACGGGTCGACCGGACACGGTGCGGCGCACTCGACCCGACCGGCGACGGCCACCGCACCGCCGCACCGGGGGCTCCGTGTAGTTGCCCCATCGGGCCGGGACGACCGCCCGGCCGCCCCGGCCCCCGCTCTTACCCTCCCTATCGGCCCCGTGCGTCGGGCACCGACCCGGACCGCCTGTTCAGTCCAGCAGGCAGCCCACACCCGGATCGCTCACAGCTTCACCAGCACCTTGCCGCGATTGGCGTCCCGGTCCACATACAGGCTCCGATAGGCGTCGGGGATGTCGTCGAAGCCCTCTCGGATGGTCTGGTCGTAGGCGATCTCGCCTCGGCGGACCAGGCCGCCCACCTCCTCGTGCAGCGCTGCCCAGTTCTGCTCGGTGAACCACTCCAGCGAGAAGATCCCTCGGATCGTCGTGCGCGGGAACATGATGTAGGGCAGCAGCCTCGGTCCGACGTACTCGGCGCCGACCTGGGTCGCCCACTGCCAGCACACCGCCACCTGACTGTCGATGTTCAGCATCGTGAACGCCACGTCGGTGATCGTGCCGCCCAGGCTGTCGAAGTACCTGTCGATGCCGTCTGGCGCCGCCGCCGACAACGCAGCCCGCACGGTGTCCGCGTCGTCGCCCTGGCGGTAGTCCACCACCGTGTCGAAGCCGAGTCCGATGAGGTACTCCGCCTTCGCCGCCGAACCGGTCGTGCCGATCACCCGCGCCCCGGCCCGCATCGCGAGCTGGCCCACCAGCGACCCGAGCGCGCCGGAGGCCCCGCTGATGAGGACCGTGTCGCCGTCTCGGATCGTCATGAACTTGGTCAACGTGCCCCAGGCGGTCATGCCCGGCCCGCCCATGATGCTCAGTGCCGTGGAGATCG
The Actinoalloteichus fjordicus DNA segment above includes these coding regions:
- a CDS encoding siderophore-interacting protein yields the protein MSVNTEIRAARSAVVRPFSLFYITATAVRSLTPNMVRVTFGGPDLAGFTSGGLDQRVKLFFPLPGQDVPALPPPDDWYQAYQDMSDEVRPIMRTFTIRTHRPDVQEIDIDFAVHGDVGPASRWAIRARPGDVLGLLGPDVRHPAGSGVEYHPSPSEWQLIVGDDTALPAIGAIIETLQAGTRVRAFVEVASDADVQEFDTGGDVEITWLARTGSQTTPVSRLVEAVRNADLPSGTAYAWTAGESGMIRELRRHLLTELGWDRGQGYFGGYWRADSTPEPTDSDD
- a CDS encoding PNPOx family protein — its product is MTADGRSVVFADREGNRRLDSLRNILSHARVGMLFLVPGMRETLRVNERATLVRDAPFLPRLALAGQDPEAGRPGRDRRVVPALRTLAHQGRPVGTGRLA
- a CDS encoding MDR family NADP-dependent oxidoreductase, with product MKIDKWVVAEHQAGVPDVRRIYEKVTEDVDVVLKDDEMLLRTLYVSVDPYLQGIALDTPIGDHMGADSIMEVIEAGPAAAHQPGDLVQGFGGWRSHVVSNGTPALWQTGTFPMVFPSYRRLDPADYDERLPISTALSIMGGPGMTAWGTLTKFMTIRDGDTVLISGASGALGSLVGQLAMRAGARVIGTTGSAAKAEYLIGLGFDTVVDYRQGDDADTVRAALSAAAPDGIDRYFDSLGGTITDVAFTMLNIDSQVAVCWQWATQVGAEYVGPRLLPYIMFPRTTIRGIFSLEWFTEQNWAALHEEVGGLVRRGEIAYDQTIREGFDDIPDAYRSLYVDRDANRGKVLVKL